One window of Chamaesiphon minutus PCC 6605 genomic DNA carries:
- a CDS encoding extracellular solute-binding protein produces MHRRSFLVTLGSLALGSGLTSCQNGNHSVLRLLALKNSLPQQLVNEFNKSIESTNASVEFVLETQFKDILTQLQEWYNSGAAEAKGLKIPLVPPAQGAEYIPNLTSLGDAWLSRAIEQKLIQPIDTNNLTNWRKLDSRWRELAQRDERGNSSSTGQIWGVPYRWGTTVIIYRRDKLTEANIPLPQDWADLWNPQLRQRISLLDRSREVIGLTLKKLGYSYNAADLDRVLNLQTELAKLHQQVKFYSADHYLQPLVIGDTWVAVGWSLDASELIQKNPQIGAVVPRSGTAISADLWVQPSLSPKLSPANRALLSNSNRLKLSNKWIDHCLQPQSSNQISVLTPGAAPLLTNLNPNDIPPDVRKNLLTLPSKEVLDKSEFIYPVSPTTKAQFDRLWQETRQKVIS; encoded by the coding sequence ATGCACCGTAGATCCTTTTTAGTCACCCTTGGTAGTTTGGCTCTGGGAAGTGGCTTAACTAGTTGTCAAAATGGCAATCATTCTGTGTTGCGGTTGTTAGCACTCAAAAACTCTCTGCCACAGCAATTAGTTAATGAGTTTAATAAGTCGATCGAATCGACTAATGCTAGCGTAGAATTTGTGTTAGAGACTCAATTTAAAGATATCCTCACTCAGCTTCAAGAGTGGTATAACAGTGGCGCAGCCGAAGCGAAGGGATTGAAGATCCCGCTAGTACCGCCAGCTCAAGGTGCTGAATATATTCCCAATCTGACAAGCCTCGGTGATGCCTGGTTATCGAGGGCAATCGAGCAGAAATTAATTCAACCGATCGACACCAACAATCTGACCAATTGGCGTAAATTAGATTCGCGCTGGCGGGAATTAGCCCAGCGGGACGAGCGCGGTAATTCTAGTTCTACCGGACAAATTTGGGGCGTTCCCTATCGCTGGGGAACGACGGTAATTATCTATCGCCGCGATAAGTTAACCGAAGCCAATATTCCGCTCCCTCAAGATTGGGCAGACCTGTGGAATCCCCAACTGAGACAGCGAATTTCGCTCTTAGATCGATCGCGTGAAGTCATCGGTTTGACCTTGAAAAAGTTAGGCTACTCTTACAATGCTGCCGATCTCGATCGCGTCCTCAATCTCCAAACAGAACTCGCCAAACTCCATCAGCAAGTAAAATTTTATAGTGCCGACCATTATCTCCAACCGCTAGTTATCGGCGATACTTGGGTAGCCGTCGGCTGGTCGTTAGATGCGAGCGAACTGATTCAAAAGAATCCCCAGATTGGCGCGGTCGTGCCGCGTTCTGGTACCGCTATTTCTGCCGATCTCTGGGTACAACCATCCCTCTCGCCGAAGTTATCGCCAGCCAATCGAGCGTTACTTAGCAATAGCAATCGACTAAAATTATCGAATAAGTGGATCGACCATTGTTTGCAGCCACAATCGAGCAACCAAATCTCTGTCTTGACACCCGGTGCTGCTCCGTTACTCACGAATCTCAATCCCAACGATATTCCGCCCGATGTTCGCAAAAACTTATTAACTTTACCGTCGAAAGAAGTTCTAGATAAAAGCGAATTTATTTACCCAGTATCTCCAACAACCAAAGCTCAGTTCGATCGACTCTGGCAAGAAACTCGTCAAAAAGTAATTAGCTAG
- the crtL gene encoding lycopene beta cyclase, whose protein sequence is MLDFDALVIGSGPAGTIIAAALAERGLKVGGLTASPLRQVWPNTYGIWRDELDALGLTELLGHCWENCVSYFGKGEVNHGRAYGLFDKVKLQNHLLAKCETGGVEWHQGKATNIEHDRERSIVTTKAGEIFRARVVIEASGHDPLFVKRQDRGAVAFQTAYGIVGHFSVPPVEPQQFVHQDFRSEHLSASERATEPPTFLYAMDLGDDVYFVEETSLAMSPPVSFELLERRLHQRLAARGIKVTQVHEVERCIFPMTLPLPDLHQPVVAFGGAASMVHPASGYLLGAMLRRAPGLAAAIATALQDARAEPAAIANTAWQELWNPDRLRKYYLYRFGLEKLMRFDEVLLKQHLDTFFSLPQSQWSGFLADTLSTPELLAAMVRLFAIAPNSLRWGLMQFPGLESNLFWQFISLQAAKSPLAVTSKSLT, encoded by the coding sequence ATGTTGGATTTTGATGCGCTGGTAATTGGGTCTGGCCCCGCTGGGACGATAATTGCGGCGGCTTTGGCCGAACGGGGATTAAAAGTCGGCGGACTGACTGCCAGTCCGTTGCGACAAGTCTGGCCGAATACCTATGGCATCTGGCGCGACGAACTCGATGCTCTGGGATTGACGGAATTATTAGGCCATTGTTGGGAAAATTGTGTCTCCTATTTCGGCAAAGGAGAAGTCAATCACGGTCGCGCCTACGGTTTATTTGATAAAGTCAAGCTGCAAAATCATCTGCTGGCCAAATGTGAAACCGGGGGAGTGGAATGGCATCAAGGCAAGGCCACAAATATCGAGCACGATCGCGAACGCTCGATCGTTACTACTAAGGCGGGCGAAATCTTCCGTGCCAGGGTAGTAATCGAGGCCAGCGGCCACGATCCGCTGTTTGTCAAGCGACAAGATCGGGGAGCGGTAGCCTTTCAAACTGCCTATGGTATCGTCGGTCATTTTTCCGTACCCCCCGTCGAGCCGCAACAATTCGTGCATCAGGATTTTCGCAGCGAGCATCTATCGGCCAGCGAGCGCGCCACCGAGCCACCAACTTTTTTATATGCAATGGATTTGGGAGATGATGTCTATTTTGTTGAAGAGACATCGCTGGCAATGTCACCCCCAGTAAGTTTCGAGCTGCTAGAGCGACGCTTGCACCAGCGATTGGCCGCGCGCGGAATTAAGGTTACACAAGTCCACGAGGTCGAACGCTGCATCTTTCCAATGACGCTACCCCTGCCCGATCTCCATCAACCCGTGGTGGCCTTTGGCGGCGCGGCGAGTATGGTACACCCCGCCTCGGGTTATCTGCTCGGGGCAATGCTGCGCCGCGCTCCTGGCTTGGCCGCAGCCATTGCCACCGCACTCCAGGATGCCCGAGCCGAGCCAGCCGCAATCGCAAATACGGCATGGCAAGAGCTATGGAATCCCGATCGTCTGCGTAAGTACTATCTCTATCGATTTGGCTTGGAGAAGCTAATGCGCTTCGATGAAGTGCTGTTAAAACAGCATCTCGATACCTTCTTCAGCCTGCCCCAAAGTCAATGGTCGGGATTTTTGGCCGACACACTATCGACCCCAGAATTGCTAGCAGCGATGGTGCGCTTATTTGCCATCGCACCCAATTCCCTACGCTGGGGTTTGATGCAATTTCCTGGTTTGGAGAGCAATCTCTTCTGGCAATTTATCAGCCTCCAAGCAGCAAAATCGCCGCTAGCTGTTACTTCCAAATCATTAACATAG
- a CDS encoding Rpn family recombination-promoting nuclease/putative transposase: MRRDSIFYQLFRQYPALLFELISQSPARSSEYIFDSVEVKETAFRIDGVFIPPDPSGIVYLCEVQFQPDELLYERMLSEISIYTYRNRERFADWQAVVIYPSRSVEQSRTGMVREMLASGRIVRVYLDELGEIPELPIGLGLMVLTTLEGEKATQSAIGLIDRARGRRDIIDLISTIVVYKFSNLSRDEVDAMLGIELEQTRVYREAKAEGLELGRQQEKALVIKLLARKLGNLSPQVQGRVSALEIERVESLGEALLDFTSIADLETWLSQN; this comes from the coding sequence ATGCGTCGCGACTCAATTTTTTATCAACTATTTCGTCAATATCCTGCTCTATTATTTGAGCTAATATCCCAATCACCCGCCCGCTCATCAGAATATATTTTTGATTCAGTCGAGGTTAAGGAAACGGCTTTTAGAATTGATGGGGTATTTATTCCACCAGATCCATCGGGAATAGTTTATCTATGTGAGGTGCAATTTCAACCGGATGAGTTGTTGTATGAAAGAATGCTCAGTGAGATTTCGATTTATACTTATCGCAATCGCGAACGATTTGCCGATTGGCAAGCGGTGGTAATTTATCCGAGTCGAAGTGTCGAACAATCCCGTACTGGCATGGTACGGGAGATGTTAGCTAGCGGAAGAATTGTGCGGGTATATTTGGATGAGTTGGGGGAGATTCCAGAGTTACCAATTGGATTGGGTTTGATGGTGTTGACGACATTAGAGGGAGAGAAGGCTACCCAGTCAGCAATCGGTTTAATCGATCGGGCACGAGGTCGTAGAGATATAATAGACCTAATATCGACGATCGTCGTGTACAAGTTTAGTAATCTAAGTAGAGATGAGGTAGATGCGATGTTAGGTATTGAGTTAGAACAAACTAGAGTTTATCGGGAAGCTAAGGCTGAGGGTTTAGAACTTGGGCGACAGCAAGAGAAAGCATTAGTAATCAAACTTCTTGCTCGAAAGTTGGGGAATCTCTCACCACAAGTTCAGGGCAGGGTTTCAGCATTAGAGATCGAGCGAGTAGAATCTTTAGGTGAAGCTCTATTAGATTTCACTTCAATAGCCGATTTAGAAACTTGGTTGAGCCAAAATTGA
- the purD gene encoding phosphoribosylamine--glycine ligase, producing MKILVVGNGGREHAIAWALLQSPQVTQVLCVPGNGGTATMDRCQNLSFRSDDFGGIARFAEVNGVALIVIGPEFPLSIGIVDYLNNRNIPVFGPTRAGAQIESSKTWAKALMEDANIPTPKSATFTDLTTARAYIEQQGAPIVVKADGLAGGKGVIVAETLAEALTAVELLFAQNYGRLLIEEYVTGQEVSVIALTDGKTVRALLPAQDHKRIGDGDTGANTGGMGAYAPAPLATPALMLRVQNEVLDPTLAALKRKGIDYRGVLYAGLMISPSGEPKVLEFNCRFGDPETQAILPLLATPLVDLLLACTEQRLAALPPIEWKPAVATCVTIAAQGYPGNYERGKVISGIDMATNEGTLVFHAGTQLKQNRVVTDGGRVLSVTCIAPDFASSIDRVYQGVKAINFEGMYYRQDIAQRALS from the coding sequence GTGAAAATTTTAGTAGTTGGTAATGGTGGTCGAGAACACGCGATCGCCTGGGCATTGTTGCAATCTCCTCAAGTGACCCAAGTCCTCTGTGTGCCTGGTAATGGTGGTACTGCGACAATGGATCGCTGCCAAAATCTCTCGTTTAGAAGCGATGATTTTGGCGGAATTGCGCGCTTTGCCGAAGTAAATGGAGTTGCCTTGATAGTCATCGGCCCAGAATTTCCGCTATCGATCGGGATTGTAGACTACTTAAACAATCGGAATATTCCTGTATTTGGCCCCACTCGCGCGGGTGCCCAAATTGAGTCTAGCAAAACTTGGGCAAAAGCCCTGATGGAAGATGCCAATATCCCGACCCCCAAATCGGCCACTTTTACCGATTTAACTACCGCACGAGCGTATATCGAACAGCAAGGCGCGCCGATTGTTGTCAAAGCCGATGGCTTGGCGGGGGGCAAAGGTGTGATTGTTGCCGAAACTTTAGCCGAGGCGTTAACCGCAGTTGAGTTATTATTCGCCCAAAATTATGGCAGGTTGCTGATTGAAGAATACGTCACGGGGCAAGAAGTCTCGGTTATCGCCCTCACCGATGGTAAAACAGTTCGCGCCCTCCTCCCTGCCCAAGATCACAAACGCATTGGCGATGGCGATACGGGAGCTAACACGGGTGGGATGGGAGCCTATGCACCAGCACCGCTAGCAACACCAGCTCTAATGCTGCGAGTTCAGAACGAAGTTTTAGACCCAACTTTGGCCGCGCTCAAGCGCAAAGGCATCGACTATCGCGGCGTCCTGTATGCTGGATTGATGATTTCACCCAGCGGCGAACCCAAGGTACTAGAATTTAACTGTCGATTTGGCGATCCTGAGACTCAGGCAATCTTACCGTTATTAGCGACGCCACTGGTAGATTTATTACTCGCTTGCACCGAACAGCGACTAGCGGCTCTACCACCGATCGAATGGAAACCAGCAGTAGCAACTTGTGTGACAATTGCCGCCCAAGGCTATCCCGGCAATTACGAGCGCGGTAAGGTAATTAGTGGCATCGATATGGCTACCAATGAGGGAACGCTGGTTTTTCATGCTGGTACTCAACTCAAGCAAAATCGCGTCGTCACTGATGGCGGTAGAGTCTTGAGCGTCACCTGTATTGCGCCCGATTTTGCCAGCTCGATCGATCGCGTCTATCAAGGCGTCAAAGCCATTAATTTTGAGGGTATGTATTATCGTCAGGATATCGCTCAAAGAGCGTTAAGTTAG
- the hisS gene encoding histidine--tRNA ligase, which produces MKINFSTPSGFPEFLPGEKRLEQYLMDTIRRVYESYGFTPIETPAVERLEVLQAKGNQGDNIIYGLQPLLPPTRQSERDEAGRGDTGSEARALKFDQTVPLAAYIARHANDLQFPFARYQMDSVFRGERAKDGRYRQFRQCDIDVVGRKELSLLYDAQMPAIIAEIFSQIQIGDFLIRINNRKVLTGFFSSLGVTPDRIKACINIIDTLEKVGVDKVLVGLAAQGLSPERSQQVIDFIKIQGDVDLVLAALNEFAAKLPDADRFKLGIEELTTVINGVRNLGVPDNCYCIDLSIARGLDYYTGTVYETTLIGHEALGSICSGGRYEELVGTFIGESMPGVGISIGLTRLIYRLLKANILQPLAATPTQVMVLNLQEDLMPIYLQVSQQLRQAGINVVTAFDKRPLKKQFALADKQGITFCVVIGTEEAANNRCQLKNMATGEQVEVSIDALANEVKQQLG; this is translated from the coding sequence ATGAAAATTAACTTTTCTACTCCCAGCGGCTTTCCAGAATTTTTACCTGGAGAAAAGCGACTCGAACAATACTTAATGGATACGATTCGACGGGTGTATGAGAGTTATGGTTTTACCCCGATCGAAACTCCGGCTGTAGAGCGGCTAGAAGTCCTCCAAGCCAAAGGAAATCAGGGCGACAATATTATTTATGGTTTGCAACCGCTGCTCCCACCCACGCGTCAAAGCGAGCGAGATGAGGCCGGACGGGGCGATACTGGCTCGGAGGCTCGCGCGCTCAAATTCGACCAAACGGTACCGCTAGCGGCTTATATCGCCCGTCACGCGAACGATTTACAGTTTCCGTTTGCTAGGTATCAGATGGATTCGGTATTTCGCGGCGAAAGAGCCAAAGATGGTCGCTATCGACAATTTCGGCAGTGCGATATCGATGTGGTGGGGCGCAAGGAATTGAGCCTGCTGTACGATGCTCAGATGCCTGCAATTATCGCGGAGATTTTCAGTCAGATTCAGATTGGCGATTTTCTGATTCGGATTAATAATCGCAAGGTCTTAACTGGTTTCTTTAGTTCGTTGGGAGTAACGCCCGATCGAATCAAAGCTTGCATTAATATTATCGATACGCTCGAAAAAGTCGGCGTCGATAAAGTATTAGTTGGTTTGGCTGCTCAAGGTTTATCGCCAGAGCGATCGCAACAAGTCATCGATTTTATTAAAATTCAAGGTGATGTCGATCTAGTCCTGGCTGCCCTCAATGAATTTGCCGCTAAATTACCCGATGCCGATCGATTTAAATTAGGAATTGAAGAATTAACTACCGTAATTAATGGCGTGCGGAATCTCGGCGTACCCGACAATTGTTATTGCATCGATCTGTCGATCGCGCGGGGATTGGATTACTATACGGGTACAGTTTATGAAACTACCCTGATCGGGCATGAAGCCCTGGGCAGTATTTGTTCTGGCGGTAGATATGAAGAATTAGTCGGCACCTTTATCGGCGAAAGTATGCCGGGAGTCGGCATTTCGATCGGTCTAACGCGGCTGATTTATCGGTTACTTAAAGCGAATATATTGCAACCATTAGCAGCAACACCCACTCAAGTAATGGTCTTAAATCTCCAAGAAGATTTGATGCCGATCTATCTCCAAGTTTCTCAACAACTACGTCAAGCAGGGATTAACGTCGTCACGGCTTTCGATAAGCGTCCGCTCAAAAAACAATTTGCGCTAGCAGATAAACAAGGGATAACTTTTTGCGTGGTAATTGGCACAGAGGAAGCCGCCAATAACCGCTGTCAGTTGAAAAACATGGCTACTGGCGAACAAGTTGAGGTTTCGATCGACGCTTTGGCTAATGAGGTGAAACAGCAATTGGGTTGA
- the cruG gene encoding 2'-O-glycosyltransferase CruG translates to MDWLKDLAIEGIFGAVGLGLLLFQGTATAILLSRLIKGAVRRPPLMPKISTVDAKLEPLDRESHGVSVVVPTLNEVDRIAPCLTGLSQQGSEVREILIVDSNSQDGTRERVSAAAKLDNRFKLLTDDPLPAGWVGRPWALHYGYLSSSPQSEWILGIDADTQPQPGLVASLVDAAIEEGYDLVSLSPQFILKDPGEWWLQPALLMTLLYRFDSSGVRAQTPERVMANGQCFLCRRQVLEKLEGYTSAAGSFCDDVTLARNAAKQGFKVGFLDGAKVIRVRMYAGIAETWKEWGRSLDLKDATTRLELWGDLALLLLVQGLPLPLVLISWNWWSSSILTLQLAIGLNLFLVAIRFALLLAIYPSYYRGSVGVASALAETSVQKNRFSLSGLLFWLSPFADPLAVLRIFISAFQQPKQWRGRVY, encoded by the coding sequence GTGGATTGGTTGAAAGATTTAGCGATCGAGGGCATATTCGGTGCTGTGGGATTGGGACTGTTATTATTTCAGGGAACGGCAACTGCAATTTTGTTGTCGCGACTGATTAAAGGAGCGGTACGGCGTCCGCCGCTGATGCCAAAGATTTCGACAGTAGATGCTAAATTGGAACCACTCGATCGAGAATCTCATGGTGTCAGTGTGGTAGTACCGACCTTGAATGAGGTCGATCGAATTGCACCGTGTTTGACAGGATTGAGTCAGCAAGGCAGTGAGGTGCGCGAAATTCTAATTGTCGATAGTAATTCGCAAGATGGGACGCGCGAGCGGGTCTCGGCGGCGGCAAAGCTCGATAATCGCTTTAAATTGCTCACTGACGATCCGTTACCTGCGGGGTGGGTGGGTCGTCCGTGGGCCCTACACTATGGTTATTTGAGCAGCTCGCCCCAGAGCGAGTGGATTTTGGGCATCGATGCCGATACGCAGCCGCAACCGGGATTGGTGGCTAGTTTGGTGGATGCGGCGATCGAGGAAGGGTACGATTTGGTGTCACTATCGCCACAATTTATCCTTAAAGATCCGGGGGAATGGTGGCTGCAACCCGCGTTATTAATGACGCTACTATATCGGTTTGATTCGTCAGGAGTTAGAGCGCAGACGCCGGAGCGAGTAATGGCAAACGGACAGTGTTTTCTGTGTCGGCGTCAGGTATTAGAGAAATTAGAGGGTTATACCAGCGCGGCGGGGTCTTTTTGCGATGATGTCACGCTGGCGCGGAATGCGGCCAAGCAAGGCTTTAAGGTAGGATTTCTCGATGGTGCGAAGGTAATTCGCGTGCGGATGTATGCTGGGATTGCCGAAACCTGGAAAGAATGGGGTCGATCTCTAGACCTGAAGGATGCGACGACACGGCTAGAATTATGGGGCGATTTGGCGTTACTACTTTTAGTTCAAGGTTTGCCGCTCCCATTAGTGTTAATAAGCTGGAATTGGTGGAGCAGTTCGATCCTAACTTTGCAGCTAGCGATCGGCTTAAATCTGTTTCTAGTAGCGATCCGATTCGCGTTATTATTAGCAATTTACCCGTCTTATTATCGTGGTAGCGTTGGCGTAGCCTCTGCCTTAGCAGAGACCTCTGTGCAAAAGAATCGATTTTCGCTCTCTGGGTTGTTATTTTGGTTGTCGCCGTTTGCCGATCCGTTGGCAGTTTTACGTATTTTTATATCGGCTTTTCAACAGCCAAAGCAATGGCGGGGGCGAGTTTATTAA
- a CDS encoding GNAT family N-acetyltransferase — translation MTPWTLKIETDRLILRPQTADDYQSWYASHAERLPSQSSYDEGQISLDSCDANWFAELCQRHQQQASIDYAYIFAIFSKQTDRHLGYVDISTIQREEKQWANLGYSIHNQYWRQGFGKEATKAAVIAGFEQLGYHRIEAAINLDNHQSIALAQSVGLQQECVRRGFYYENERWVDHLIYVALPSDFGLTERSPVSVSQ, via the coding sequence ATGACACCATGGACGTTAAAAATTGAAACCGACCGTCTGATTCTGCGCCCTCAAACAGCCGATGATTATCAATCTTGGTATGCTAGCCATGCCGAGAGATTGCCTTCACAATCGTCCTATGACGAAGGACAAATTAGTTTAGACAGTTGCGATGCTAATTGGTTTGCCGAATTATGTCAACGCCATCAACAACAAGCCTCGATCGATTATGCTTACATTTTTGCGATCTTCTCCAAACAAACCGATCGACATCTCGGCTATGTCGATATTTCCACCATTCAACGCGAAGAGAAACAATGGGCTAATTTAGGTTACAGCATCCACAACCAATATTGGCGACAGGGGTTTGGGAAAGAGGCGACTAAGGCTGCTGTAATTGCGGGATTCGAGCAGCTAGGATATCATCGCATCGAAGCAGCAATTAACCTCGACAATCATCAATCGATCGCGCTCGCTCAAAGTGTCGGATTACAGCAAGAATGCGTCAGAAGAGGCTTTTATTATGAAAATGAACGATGGGTAGATCATTTGATTTATGTAGCTCTCCCGTCCGATTTTGGTTTGACTGAGCGATCGCCAGTGAGCGTTAGCCAGTAG
- a CDS encoding HlyD family efflux transporter periplasmic adaptor subunit — protein MNTPDPDRNSRHSDIVRSNSPSDLSKVAKRKIEPEPGGGLSKAERAQMETYQSGGIEQSVVFQQSRTWSRGIVWTILGITTGLVAWACVAPLEETVSVQGKLEPTDKVKDVQVPVGGVVKEVAVKEGDKVTAGQKLLSLESSVPKTTLASLQKNLESLTAESRFYQSLLRQGVSNVSTQDLAKLNVRPEILALTKSRSSIVAENQLYRSELNGTDLANLDSEQRQRLQSSRAELASRLNSGQLEVGQFDNQMRENRGKRAGLSELLVDSQAVIANINAKTTAKRSQIAAQMAENRTQFQAAQSLTSSNQAILENLRPAGAAGALSRNQVLKQEQEVTARQSEVAQLEDRYRKLQQDEQELIATARLEIQNQQQQIKKNQQEISQLDREYNRLTMATNQSREKLKNSAATSKKELFTRIAANDKQIAEIDGQLNKTIVEIDRKIADINTQISQAKMNLKYQDIVAPVSGKIFELKAGTPGFVATTSEPVLKIVPDTTLNAKVFISNKDIGFVKTGMPVDVRLDTFNFSEFGDVKGKIVSIGSDALPADQAYPYDRFPAIIQLERQSMKIKGKETALQSGLALNANIKLRNRTVMSIFTDMVLKQEDALKTVR, from the coding sequence ATGAATACTCCCGACCCAGATCGTAACTCCCGCCACAGCGACATCGTTAGATCTAACAGCCCTAGCGACCTCAGCAAAGTTGCCAAACGCAAAATCGAACCCGAACCCGGTGGCGGACTCAGTAAAGCCGAACGCGCCCAAATGGAAACCTACCAATCCGGCGGCATCGAGCAATCAGTCGTCTTCCAACAATCCCGCACTTGGTCGCGGGGCATCGTCTGGACGATCCTCGGTATCACCACAGGTTTGGTCGCTTGGGCTTGCGTCGCACCCCTCGAAGAAACCGTCAGTGTCCAAGGCAAACTCGAACCCACAGATAAAGTCAAAGACGTTCAGGTTCCCGTTGGTGGTGTCGTCAAAGAAGTAGCCGTCAAAGAAGGCGACAAAGTTACCGCCGGACAAAAATTATTGAGCCTAGAATCGAGCGTCCCCAAAACCACCCTTGCCTCCCTCCAAAAAAACCTCGAATCCCTCACCGCCGAGAGCCGCTTCTATCAGAGCTTGCTTCGCCAAGGCGTTAGTAATGTCAGCACCCAAGATCTCGCCAAACTCAACGTTCGCCCCGAAATCCTCGCCCTCACCAAAAGCCGCAGCTCCATCGTCGCCGAAAATCAACTCTACCGTTCCGAACTCAACGGTACCGACCTCGCAAACCTCGACTCCGAACAACGCCAACGACTTCAATCTAGCCGCGCCGAACTCGCCTCGCGCCTGAATTCCGGTCAACTAGAAGTCGGTCAATTCGACAATCAAATGCGCGAAAATCGCGGTAAACGGGCAGGCTTGAGCGAATTGCTCGTTGATAGTCAGGCTGTGATCGCCAATATTAATGCCAAAACTACTGCCAAACGATCGCAAATCGCCGCCCAAATGGCCGAAAATCGCACGCAATTTCAAGCCGCTCAAAGTTTGACCAGTAGCAACCAAGCAATTCTCGAAAACTTAAGACCTGCGGGTGCTGCTGGCGCACTGTCACGGAATCAGGTGCTCAAACAAGAACAAGAAGTTACAGCACGTCAGAGCGAAGTCGCACAACTCGAAGATCGCTATCGCAAACTCCAACAAGACGAGCAAGAATTAATCGCCACCGCTCGCCTAGAAATCCAAAATCAACAACAACAAATCAAGAAAAATCAGCAAGAAATCAGCCAACTCGATCGCGAATACAATCGCTTAACTATGGCGACCAACCAAAGTCGCGAAAAACTCAAAAATAGTGCAGCAACATCCAAGAAAGAATTATTTACCAGAATTGCAGCCAACGACAAACAGATTGCTGAAATTGACGGTCAACTAAATAAAACCATCGTCGAGATCGATCGCAAAATTGCCGATATCAATACCCAAATCAGTCAAGCCAAAATGAATCTCAAGTATCAAGATATCGTCGCTCCCGTCAGCGGCAAGATCTTTGAACTTAAGGCTGGTACCCCTGGATTTGTCGCCACAACTAGCGAACCAGTTCTCAAAATTGTCCCCGATACCACCTTAAATGCCAAGGTATTTATCAGCAACAAAGATATCGGTTTTGTCAAAACAGGAATGCCAGTCGATGTCCGCCTCGATACCTTTAACTTTAGCGAATTTGGCGATGTTAAAGGTAAGATAGTCTCGATCGGTTCTGACGCACTCCCCGCAGACCAAGCCTACCCATACGATCGTTTTCCAGCGATCATTCAGCTCGAACGGCAAAGTATGAAGATTAAGGGCAAAGAAACTGCACTCCAATCAGGTTTAGCTCTTAATGCTAATATTAAGCTCCGCAATCGCACGGTAATGAGCATCTTTACCGACATGGTGCTCAAACAAGAAGACGCACTTAAAACAGTTCGTTAA